A genomic segment from Ciona intestinalis chromosome 10, KH, whole genome shotgun sequence encodes:
- the LOC100186086 gene encoding trichohyalin-like isoform X2 → MDDNMREEAIDLKIRLMREKNKKLEQRRKLIEEDERQAEAASAQAKRQQHYAPDTRTKKGGKYNAHMDQPEETQDNDRHQRRPPRRDQRQQPDQRRQYDRGDHNPPHERRRNEGRNYHPEEPRDGDRGFVEERRHGRGEYGRQNQQRPHRGGRGGGDAQGGRYSDRQGEEREMQRRRNIEQMDAQMQGEEGWDEPRGLLQDPRREGAGEYSRRPPPPNVRYNKNDQHQRHNQYRDHPPSKMNNMMEMTGRQRQDHERWKNQQEAADRDRLARAQREGGDWRRAWDNEKIEQEIEEGNNRNRRGENRGRRGRGGGQGREPMREQPDNERSYEGNEQHQSRDRKHSNKANDEEWPSLEGGENESKPKEQRKKQKKRKEKKQEPETEADTKQQTVEENAQDNIAPEPGSKEKKENQATDPMSPRNSEYSRYSRGRGRGRGRGRGRGKPKPDNRPGEKEEESPGKGKSPKSRGQRDLVVDVNVACSDESMRSQSTGSEAKTPDQSSSSMVSPLKTPDNFVHVNDWAMEVEMSSPNYDPKKHAPAGSEPPKLPEVAEVNEEGEELATRINESAESAQNISENDKAAENDETAQDDAEPQTQHVEVGGEDSCVEAETMEASVKGEEANNDKDLLEKAKIVTDLTSAPLPDGESSQLPGETEIQGSENVKNEDEKTEPSDIKVESDVVSAEVVQKGDAEEDLVSAQESSAVEDLEGKKEEEASSEDEFEDADTGSLSADRQQEKEEEQEKEERREDEKEKIIQEKEEKREDEIEEKKEDGKEEMNEESKVERKEDKVTKIEEENVEEKKDDKETCTKEVTIITSTVDEVSESVVDCCVGEMVRKVSEEIDGV, encoded by the exons ATGGATGATAACATGCGAGAAGAGGCGATCGACTTAAAAATTCGACTTATGCGCGAAAAGAATAAGAAGTTAGAACAGAGACGAAAACTAATCGAAGAAGACGAAAG GCAAGCTGAGGCTGCATCTGCTCAAGCAAAAAGGCAACAACATTATGCACCAGATACCAGAACtaaaaag gGAGGAAAATATAATGCTCATATGGATCAACCAGAAGAGACACAAGACAATGATCGTCATCAAAGAAGACCTCCTCGTAGAGATCAAAGACAGCAACCAGATCAAAGGAGGCAGTATGATCGTGGAGATCATAATCCTCCTCATGAGCGTAGAAGAAACGAGGGAAGAAATTATCATCCGGAAGAGCCAAGAGACGGGGATCGTGGGTTTGTGGAGGAGAGAAGACACGGGAGGGGAGAGTATGGAAGACAGAATCAGCAGAGACCTCATCGAGGAGGAAGAGGAGGCGGGGATGCTCAAGGAGGAAGATACTCGGATAGACAG GGTGAAGAGCGTGAAATGCAACGCAGAAGAAACATCGAACAAATGGATGCACAGATG CAAGGTGAAGAAGGATGGGATGAACCAAGAGGTCTTCTTCAAGATCCAAGGAGAGAAGGAGCAGGAGAATACTCCAGAAGACCCCCTCCTCCAAATGTGAGGTACAATAAAAATGATCAACACCAGAGACACAACCAATACAGG GATCACCCCCCATCAAAGATGAACAACATGATGGAGATGACAGGAAGACAGAGACAGGATCACGAGAGGTGGAAGAACCAGCAAGAGGCAGCGGATCGAGATCGATTGGCTCGAGCACAAAGAGAAGGAGGAGACTGGAGGAGAGCATGGGATAATGAGAAGAT tgAGCAGGAGATTGAAGAAGGCAATAATCGCAATCGTCGGGGTGAAAACAGGGGTAGGAGGGGCCGTGGGGGTGGACAGGGAAGGGAACCCATGCGTGAGCAACCAGATAACGAGAGAAGCTATGAAGGAAATGA GCAACATCAAAGTCGAGATCGGAAACACTCCAACAAAGCTAATGATGAAGAATGGCCGTCACTTGAAG GGGGAGAGAATGAGAGCAAACCAAAGGAGcaaagaaagaaacaaaaaaagaggAAAGAAAAGAAACAAGAGCCAGAAACAG AAGCAGATACAAAGCAACAGACTGTGGAGGAGAATGCTCAAGATAACATTGCACCGGAACCTGGAAG caaagaaaaaaaagaaaatcaagcAACAGACCCTATGAGTCCACGAAACTCTGAATACTCTCGATACTCCAGAGGTAGGGGTAGAGGGCGGGGTAGGGGGCGAGGCCGAGGTAAACCTAAACCTGATAACAGACCTGGTGAAAAGGAAGAGGAGTCCCCTGGAAAGGGAAAATCTCCAAAATCTCGGGGACAAAGAGACTTAGTTGTTGATGTTAATGTGGCTTGCTCCGATGAGTCAATGAGGAGCCAGTCCACAGGATCGGAGGCAAAAACTCCCGATCAAAGTTCATCATCTATGGTTAGTCCTCTGAAGACACCGGATAATTTTGTTCATGTGAATGACTGGGCGATGGAGGTTGAGATGAGCAGTCCTAACTATGATCCCAAGAAGCATGCTCCTGCTGGATCTGAACCTCCCAAACTTCCGGAGGTTGCGGAAGTTAATGAGGAGGGAGAGGAGCTGGCGACTCGGATAAATGaaagtgctgagtcagcacaaaatatttccGAAAATGATAAAGCAGCGGAAAATGATGAAACCGCACAAGATGATGCAGAACCACAAACTCAACATGTAGAAGTGGGGGGTGAGGATAGTTGTGTGGAGGCAGAAACAATGGAAGCTTCTGTTAAAGGGGAAGAAGCAAATAATGATAAAGATTTATTGGAGAAGGCGAAAATTGTGACAGATTTAACATCTGCTCCTCTTCCTGATGGAGAGTCCTCTCAACTACCAGGGGAAACTGAAATACAAGGTTCAGAGAATGTGAAAAATGAAGACGAGAAAACTGAACCTTCAGACATAAA AGTTGAAAGTGATGTTGTTTCTGCGGAAGTGGTGCAGAAAGGTGATGCAGAAGAAGATCTCGTTTCCGCTCAAGAGTCCAGTGCTGTGGAAGACTTGGAAGGGAAAAAGGAAGAGGAGGCATCTTCTGAGGATGAGTTTGAGGATGCGGATACAGGATCTCTATCTGCAGATCGTCAACAGGAGAAAGAGGAAGAACAGGAAAAAGAAGAGAGAAGGGAAGATGAGAAAGAAAAGATAATTCAGGAAAAAGAAGAGAAAAGGGAAGATGAGATAGAAGAGAAAAAGGAAGATGGGAAAGAGGAGATGAATGAGGAGAGTAAGGTGGAGAGAAAAGAGGATAAAGTAACCAAAATTGAAGAAGAAAATGTGGAAGAGAAAAAGGACGATAAGGAAACTTGTACAAAAGAAGTTACGATCATAACATCAACTGTAGACGAAGTTTCTGAaagcgttgttgattgttgtgTTGGTGAAATGGTGCGAAAAGTTTCAGAAGAAATTGATGgggtttaa
- the LOC100186086 gene encoding trichohyalin-like isoform X1, producing MDDNMREEAIDLKIRLMREKNKKLEQRRKLIEEDERQAEAASAQAKRQQHYAPDTRTKKGGKYNAHMDQPEETQDNDRHQRRPPRRDQRQQPDQRRQYDRGDHNPPHERRRNEGRNYHPEEPRDGDRGFVEERRHGRGEYGRQNQQRPHRGGRGGGDAQGGRYSDRQGEEREMQRRRNIEQMDAQMQGEEGWDEPRGLLQDPRREGAGEYSRRPPPPNVRYNKNDQHQRHNQYRDHPPSKMNNMMEMTGRQRQDHERWKNQQEAADRDRLARAQREGGDWRRAWDNEKIEQEIEEGNNRNRRGENRGRRGRGGGQGREPMREQPDNERSYEGNEQHQSRDRKHSNKANDEEWPSLEAGGENESKPKEQRKKQKKRKEKKQEPETEADTKQQTVEENAQDNIAPEPGSKEKKENQATDPMSPRNSEYSRYSRGRGRGRGRGRGRGKPKPDNRPGEKEEESPGKGKSPKSRGQRDLVVDVNVACSDESMRSQSTGSEAKTPDQSSSSMVSPLKTPDNFVHVNDWAMEVEMSSPNYDPKKHAPAGSEPPKLPEVAEVNEEGEELATRINESAESAQNISENDKAAENDETAQDDAEPQTQHVEVGGEDSCVEAETMEASVKGEEANNDKDLLEKAKIVTDLTSAPLPDGESSQLPGETEIQGSENVKNEDEKTEPSDIKVESDVVSAEVVQKGDAEEDLVSAQESSAVEDLEGKKEEEASSEDEFEDADTGSLSADRQQEKEEEQEKEERREDEKEKIIQEKEEKREDEIEEKKEDGKEEMNEESKVERKEDKVTKIEEENVEEKKDDKETCTKEVTIITSTVDEVSESVVDCCVGEMVRKVSEEIDGV from the exons ATGGATGATAACATGCGAGAAGAGGCGATCGACTTAAAAATTCGACTTATGCGCGAAAAGAATAAGAAGTTAGAACAGAGACGAAAACTAATCGAAGAAGACGAAAG GCAAGCTGAGGCTGCATCTGCTCAAGCAAAAAGGCAACAACATTATGCACCAGATACCAGAACtaaaaag gGAGGAAAATATAATGCTCATATGGATCAACCAGAAGAGACACAAGACAATGATCGTCATCAAAGAAGACCTCCTCGTAGAGATCAAAGACAGCAACCAGATCAAAGGAGGCAGTATGATCGTGGAGATCATAATCCTCCTCATGAGCGTAGAAGAAACGAGGGAAGAAATTATCATCCGGAAGAGCCAAGAGACGGGGATCGTGGGTTTGTGGAGGAGAGAAGACACGGGAGGGGAGAGTATGGAAGACAGAATCAGCAGAGACCTCATCGAGGAGGAAGAGGAGGCGGGGATGCTCAAGGAGGAAGATACTCGGATAGACAG GGTGAAGAGCGTGAAATGCAACGCAGAAGAAACATCGAACAAATGGATGCACAGATG CAAGGTGAAGAAGGATGGGATGAACCAAGAGGTCTTCTTCAAGATCCAAGGAGAGAAGGAGCAGGAGAATACTCCAGAAGACCCCCTCCTCCAAATGTGAGGTACAATAAAAATGATCAACACCAGAGACACAACCAATACAGG GATCACCCCCCATCAAAGATGAACAACATGATGGAGATGACAGGAAGACAGAGACAGGATCACGAGAGGTGGAAGAACCAGCAAGAGGCAGCGGATCGAGATCGATTGGCTCGAGCACAAAGAGAAGGAGGAGACTGGAGGAGAGCATGGGATAATGAGAAGAT tgAGCAGGAGATTGAAGAAGGCAATAATCGCAATCGTCGGGGTGAAAACAGGGGTAGGAGGGGCCGTGGGGGTGGACAGGGAAGGGAACCCATGCGTGAGCAACCAGATAACGAGAGAAGCTATGAAGGAAATGA GCAACATCAAAGTCGAGATCGGAAACACTCCAACAAAGCTAATGATGAAGAATGGCCGTCACTTGAAG CAGGGGGAGAGAATGAGAGCAAACCAAAGGAGcaaagaaagaaacaaaaaaagaggAAAGAAAAGAAACAAGAGCCAGAAACAG AAGCAGATACAAAGCAACAGACTGTGGAGGAGAATGCTCAAGATAACATTGCACCGGAACCTGGAAG caaagaaaaaaaagaaaatcaagcAACAGACCCTATGAGTCCACGAAACTCTGAATACTCTCGATACTCCAGAGGTAGGGGTAGAGGGCGGGGTAGGGGGCGAGGCCGAGGTAAACCTAAACCTGATAACAGACCTGGTGAAAAGGAAGAGGAGTCCCCTGGAAAGGGAAAATCTCCAAAATCTCGGGGACAAAGAGACTTAGTTGTTGATGTTAATGTGGCTTGCTCCGATGAGTCAATGAGGAGCCAGTCCACAGGATCGGAGGCAAAAACTCCCGATCAAAGTTCATCATCTATGGTTAGTCCTCTGAAGACACCGGATAATTTTGTTCATGTGAATGACTGGGCGATGGAGGTTGAGATGAGCAGTCCTAACTATGATCCCAAGAAGCATGCTCCTGCTGGATCTGAACCTCCCAAACTTCCGGAGGTTGCGGAAGTTAATGAGGAGGGAGAGGAGCTGGCGACTCGGATAAATGaaagtgctgagtcagcacaaaatatttccGAAAATGATAAAGCAGCGGAAAATGATGAAACCGCACAAGATGATGCAGAACCACAAACTCAACATGTAGAAGTGGGGGGTGAGGATAGTTGTGTGGAGGCAGAAACAATGGAAGCTTCTGTTAAAGGGGAAGAAGCAAATAATGATAAAGATTTATTGGAGAAGGCGAAAATTGTGACAGATTTAACATCTGCTCCTCTTCCTGATGGAGAGTCCTCTCAACTACCAGGGGAAACTGAAATACAAGGTTCAGAGAATGTGAAAAATGAAGACGAGAAAACTGAACCTTCAGACATAAA AGTTGAAAGTGATGTTGTTTCTGCGGAAGTGGTGCAGAAAGGTGATGCAGAAGAAGATCTCGTTTCCGCTCAAGAGTCCAGTGCTGTGGAAGACTTGGAAGGGAAAAAGGAAGAGGAGGCATCTTCTGAGGATGAGTTTGAGGATGCGGATACAGGATCTCTATCTGCAGATCGTCAACAGGAGAAAGAGGAAGAACAGGAAAAAGAAGAGAGAAGGGAAGATGAGAAAGAAAAGATAATTCAGGAAAAAGAAGAGAAAAGGGAAGATGAGATAGAAGAGAAAAAGGAAGATGGGAAAGAGGAGATGAATGAGGAGAGTAAGGTGGAGAGAAAAGAGGATAAAGTAACCAAAATTGAAGAAGAAAATGTGGAAGAGAAAAAGGACGATAAGGAAACTTGTACAAAAGAAGTTACGATCATAACATCAACTGTAGACGAAGTTTCTGAaagcgttgttgattgttgtgTTGGTGAAATGGTGCGAAAAGTTTCAGAAGAAATTGATGgggtttaa